CTTACCCAAAATCGGAACAAGTAAAAAGTAAACGAGTAAAATTTACGCAAAAGCAGATGGGCGAGATTAGCCCGTCTGTCGATGCAAAACTAAAAGAACGCAGCCAAGGTGTTTGTGAATGTTGCGGCGCAGCAAGAGCCACAGACCGTGCTCATATTACAAGCAGAGGAAAGCTAACTCATAAAACGAAAGTGACAGATCTCCTACACCTGTGCCGGGATTGTCACGCTTTTTTAGACGGGACACCCGAAGGTGAACGGTCGAAGAGAATCATAAAAGCCTGTATAGAGGCTGTGATAAAGGATTTGCCATGATTGGCGAGGTTTTCCTTAACATTCCGGGAAGTTCCCGGAACTTATATCAAACGAAAAGTAAGGAAAGGAAGTGCAGGGAATGGCTGAAAAGCGCATGATCTCGAAAGTCATATCAATTTCGGAAAAAGTAAACATGCTACCAGACATTTTCGACATGCTGCTTTTCACTTGGATGATACCACACACGGATGATTTTGGAAGAATGGTAGGATCACCGGCTAAGGTAAAGGCATTGGTGGTTCCGATGTTGGATAAAACGGTACGTAATGTAGAGGAAGCACTGGGCCGTTTAGCCGCGGCAGGCTTGATTTTGTGGTACGAAGCCGAAGGTGAAAAGATCATTCAAATATTAAACTTTGAAAAGCATCAGCAAGGACTTCACAAGCGTACAAAATCAAAATTTCCTGACTATATTCCTGACGATTCCGGGAATTTCCGGGGGATTCCCTCTGAACAGAACAGAACAGAAGAGAAGAGAACTGAAGAGAACAGAACAGAACTAGAACAGATTTCCGGTAGTCGTAGTCGTCAAGAGGATCCGTTTCGCATGTTTGAGCATGAAGGGTTTGGTATGTTGAGTCCAGTACTTGCAGACCGACTGAAGGATATGTGCAGCGAATATGGGGATCGTTGGGTATGTGAAGCTATGAAAAAGGCAGTGGTAAAAGGCAAACGAAATCTTGGTTACGTAGACGGCATATTAAAAAACTGGCGTTCAGGTGGTATAGATGAGCCGTGGAAGGAGGAACAGCATGAAGAGTCTGGGGGACGCTCTAAAGGGTCTAGACCTGGAAAAAATAAAGCAGCGAGCGGAGGAACTGAAAGCGAGTTCGCCTATCTGGCAAAAGCCGGTAGAAGCTAATTACGCCTGTCACAAGTGCAAAGACGAGTTTGGCTATTTTAAAAAATCCCCTCAGATCGTGAACGGGGAAGAATGGCTTATGGATGTGTGGGTCACCTGCGATTGTGTCGAAAAGAGAAGACTGCAGCGACTGTTTCAAGCATCAGCCATAACAGACGAGTTTGCCAAGAAGACGTTTGATAACTTCGAGTTGGGCCAAGTACACGAGATTGTCCGGGAAGCCTACGCGGTAGCGTGTGAATACGTCAGGGACTTTGACAAGATCCGGAATCAGAGGAGTAACAGCATTGCGTTGCTGGGTCGTCCTGGTGCTGGGAAGACACACCTGCTTATGGCAGTGGCAAATAACCTCCTGGCCAGAGGAATCGGAGTGGTCTACTTTCCCTACGTCGAGGGATTTAACGAGCTTAGAAAAGACTTGGACCAGTTAGACGAGCGTGTGAGGAGGCTGCAACAGGCAGAAGTGCTTTTCATAGACGATCTGTTCAAGGGTCGTAGCGAGCCAACC
This Paenibacillus larvae subsp. larvae DNA region includes the following protein-coding sequences:
- a CDS encoding DnaD domain-containing protein encodes the protein MAEKRMISKVISISEKVNMLPDIFDMLLFTWMIPHTDDFGRMVGSPAKVKALVVPMLDKTVRNVEEALGRLAAAGLILWYEAEGEKIIQILNFEKHQQGLHKRTKSKFPDYIPDDSGNFRGIPSEQNRTEEKRTEENRTELEQISGSRSRQEDPFRMFEHEGFGMLSPVLADRLKDMCSEYGDRWVCEAMKKAVVKGKRNLGYVDGILKNWRSGGIDEPWKEEQHEESGGRSKGSRPGKNKAASGGTESEFAYLAKAGRS
- a CDS encoding ATP-binding protein; amino-acid sequence: MKSLGDALKGLDLEKIKQRAEELKASSPIWQKPVEANYACHKCKDEFGYFKKSPQIVNGEEWLMDVWVTCDCVEKRRLQRLFQASAITDEFAKKTFDNFELGQVHEIVREAYAVACEYVRDFDKIRNQRSNSIALLGRPGAGKTHLLMAVANNLLARGIGVVYFPYVEGFNELRKDLDQLDERVRRLQQAEVLFIDDLFKGRSEPTEWQKEQLFAIINYRNLQKLPMLISSERNFAQMVDIDEAIGSRLRDMARGMTVTIIGNKDLNYRMREG